The Solanum lycopersicum chromosome 6, SLM_r2.1 genome has a window encoding:
- the LOC101247128 gene encoding uncharacterized protein: MGNSLRCCLACVLPCGALDLIRIVHLNGHVEEITSPITAYEVLKNYPNHVLSKPCSQGTMARRILILSPESELKRGSIYFLIPASSVPEKKKKSGITSSSINRLPKNNNKKCHVTINDGDRDFSSDSTMPKLKKSSSHRRSKSGKVVVWRPHLTTISED; this comes from the coding sequence atGGGAAATAGTTTAAGGTGTTGTTTGGCTTGTGTTCTTCCTTGTGGTGCACTTGATTTAATTCGTATTGTACATTTAAATGGTCATGTTGAAGAAATTACAAGTCCAATCACAGCCtatgaagttttaaaaaattacccTAATCATGTCTTGAGTAAACCATGCTCTCAAGGTACAATGGCTCGCCGGATTCTGATCTTATCGCCGGAATCCGAGCTCAAAAGGGGTAGTATATACTTCTTAATTCCCGCATCTTCTGTCccggagaagaagaaaaaatccgGGATCACATCCTCCTCAATCAACAGActaccaaaaaataataataagaaatgcCACGTCACCATCAACGATGGTGATCGCGATTTTTCGAGTGATAGTACAATGCCAAAATTAAAGAAGTCATCATCTCACCGGAGGAGTAAGAGCGGCAAGGTGGTTGTGTGGAGACCTCATCTCACCACTATCTCTGAAgactaa
- the LOC101260823 gene encoding LOB domain-containing protein 15-like, whose amino-acid sequence MSTKRERLDEIIGKKLKIENIDASSKLHMQQIMGRRHIILEPSCTKLNTIIPCAACKLLRRKCAEECPFSPYFSPHEPQKFAAVHKVFGASNVSKLLMEVPESQRADAANSLVYEANVRLRDPVYGCMGAISTLNQQVQSLQVELNATRAEILRYKYRKVTNNLIIASTGIGATVAVAELPQAPSTPTHPPRPPPPQESFGLVVPSCSSPPSTQSVYATPSSRANFSVISNNNVPYFD is encoded by the exons ATGTCCACAAAAAG GGAGAGATTGGATGAGATTATTGGGAAGAAGTTAAAGATAGAGAATATTGATGCAAGTTCAAAGTTACATATGCAACAAATTATGGGAAGAAGACATATAATATTGGAACCTTCATGCACAAAATTGAATACTATTATACCTTGTGCTGCTTGTAAGCTTTTGAGAAGAAAATGTGCTGAAGAATGTCCATTTTCTCCTTATTTCTCTCCACATGAACCACAAAAATTTGCTGCTGTTCATAAAGTCTTTGGTGCTAGCAATGTTTCTAAGTTGCTCATG GAGGTGCCAGAAAGTCAAAGGGCAGATGCAGCAAATAGTTTGGTATATGAAGCAAATGTGAGGCTAAGGGATCCAGTCTATGGGTGCATGGGTGCAATTTCAACTttaaatcaacaagttcaatcATTACAAGTCGAGCTTAACGCAACAAGGGCTGAAATTTTGagatataaatatagaaaagtaaCGAATAATCTAATCATTGCATCCACGGGTATTGGAGCCACGGTGGCCGTGGCTGAGTTGCCCCAAGCTCCTTCTACTCCCACCCATCCACCACGGCCACCGCCTCCCCAAGAGTCTTTTGGGCTTGTTgtcccttcttgttcttctcCTCCTTCAACTCAATCCGTATACGCAACTCCTTCTAGTAGAGCAAACTTTAGTGTTATTTCAAACAATAATGTACCCTATTTTGACTAG
- the LOC101260538 gene encoding uncharacterized protein, with product MAAFTLKLNFLGNILVRLVSFMVLVFLARFAYIFTVKGKSCNSGDFCFLPETLTLNIAGSNPNSIDLPDSASDIRNYYYSVFEDLIADGFLSPNSHSLCIETLTGQDVEALIDVGVIDSIGIFHKSSPPLIRYGYGHHQPFDDNTFHFEFAGNGVLDRSSKPAEFATEVSRTMKPGGIFVIHTISKDDYSLHSLIQLFTSFKLISSIEIDSFATWQPPIRQVIFKKVTRFEPIFTKSTCVDLEKSKNYCYTPDYKRELIRKAESLVVKEPLKPWIHLRNVKYLSSMVDISFKKRYIYVDVGARSYSSSIGSWFKKQYPKQNKTFEVYAIEGDRGYHDEYKRKGVNLLPYVAWLRNETLFFEIGRVQTRKNVEKGRGLGRVQSAQSSLDFIWDSNKIVGFDFGEWLMSLVDDERDYLVVKMDVKGSEFHLIEKLIENGAICLIDELFLKCHYNSKRYDKTYTQCLELYSSLRDIGIFVHQW from the coding sequence ATGGCGGCGTTCACACTTAAGCTAAACTTTCTGGGAAATATTCTGGTGCGACTCGTCTCTTTCATGGTTCTCGTTTTCCTCGCTCGTTTCGCATACATCTTCACCGTCAAAGGCAAATCATGTAACTCCGGCGACTTCTGCTTCTTGCCGGAAACTCTAACTCTCAACATCGCCGGTTCAAATCCTAATTCCATTGATTTACCGGATTCCGCCTCCGATATCCGGAACTACTACTACTCTGTTTTCGAAGATCTCATCGCCGACGGCTTCCTCTCGCCCAACTCTCACTCTCTGTGTATCGAAACCCTCACTGGCCAAGACGTAGAAGCATTGATCGACGTCGGAGTCATAGATTCCATCGGCATTTTCCACAAATCATCTCCGCCGTTGATTCGATACGGTTACGGTCATCACCAGCCGTTCGATGACAACACTTTCCATTTCGAGTTCGCCGGAAATGGAGTACTCGACCGATCATCAAAACCAGCGGAATTCGCTACAGAAGTTTCTAGAACAATGAAGCCTGGGGGTATTTTCGTCATTCACACTATATCGAAAGACGATTACAGTCTCCATTCGTTGATTCAATTGTTCACTTCCTTCAAATTGATCAGCTCCATTGAAATTGACAGTTTTGCAACTTGGCAGCCTCCGATACGCCAAGTAATTTTCAAAAAGGTGACACGATTCGAACCTATATTCACGAAAAGTACATGTGTTGATTTAGAGAAATCGAAAAATTACTGTTATACCCCTGATTATAAAAGGGAATTAATTCGAAAAGCAGAGTCGTTAGTTGTAAAAGAGCCATTGAAACCATGGATACACTTGAGAAATGTGAAGTATTTGTCTTCAATGGTTGATATTAGCTTCAAGAAAAGGTACATTTATGTAGATGTTGGAGCAAGGAGTTATAGTTCAAGCATTGGTAGTTGGTTTAAGAAACAGTATCCGAAACAGAACAAGACGTTTGAGGTCTACGCGATTGAGGGTGATAGGGGATACCACGACGAGTATAAAAGAAAGGGTGTGAATCTTTTGCCCTATGTAGCTTGGTTGAGGAACGAGACGTTGTTCTTTGAGATAGGTAGGGTTCAAACTAGGAAGAACGTAGAGAAGGGTCGAGGATTGGGGAGAGTACAATCAGCACAATCGTCGTTGGATTTCATATGGGATTCGAATAAGATTGTGGGGTTCGATTTTGGTGAATGGTTGATGAGTTTGGTTGATGATGAAAGGGATTATTTGGTTGTGAAAATGGATGTGAAAGGGAGTGAGTTTCATTTGATAGAAAAGTTGATTGAGAATGGTGCAATTTGTTTGATTGATGAGTTGTTTCTTAAATGTCATTATAATAGTAAAAGATATGATAAGACATATACACAATGTTTGGAATTGTATTCTTCTCTTAGAGATATTGGGATTTTTGTACATCAATGGTAG